One segment of Enterobacter ludwigii DNA contains the following:
- the hslO gene encoding Hsp33 family molecular chaperone HslO, producing the protein MAQHDQLHRYLFEQFAVRGELVTVSETWKQILENHNYPLPVKTLLGELLVATSLLTATLKFAGDITVQLQGDGPMTLAVINGNNQQQMRGVARVQGDVPENADLKTLVGNGYLVITISPEEGERYQGVVGLEGDTLAACLEDYFMRSEQLPTRLFIRTGEVDGQPAAGGMLLQVLPAQDAQTNDFEHLATLTETVKAEELFTLSATDVLWRLYHEEEVTVYDPQSVEFKCTCSRERCAGALKTLPDEEIDSIMAEDGEIDMHCDYCGTHYVFNSMDIAEIRNNASPADPQVH; encoded by the coding sequence ACCGCTACCTGTTTGAACAATTCGCCGTGCGCGGCGAGCTGGTCACCGTATCCGAAACCTGGAAACAGATTCTGGAAAACCACAACTACCCGCTGCCGGTGAAAACCCTGTTGGGCGAACTGCTGGTTGCCACCAGCCTGCTGACTGCCACCCTGAAATTTGCCGGGGATATCACCGTGCAGTTGCAGGGTGATGGCCCTATGACCCTGGCGGTCATTAACGGAAATAACCAGCAGCAGATGCGCGGCGTGGCGCGCGTACAGGGCGATGTTCCTGAAAACGCGGACCTGAAAACGCTGGTGGGTAATGGCTATCTGGTCATCACCATCTCCCCGGAGGAAGGTGAGCGCTATCAGGGCGTGGTTGGCCTCGAAGGCGATACGCTGGCGGCCTGCCTGGAAGATTACTTCATGCGTTCTGAACAGCTGCCGACACGTCTGTTCATCCGCACCGGTGAAGTAGACGGTCAGCCTGCTGCTGGCGGTATGCTGCTGCAGGTTCTGCCTGCGCAGGACGCGCAGACCAACGACTTCGAGCACCTCGCGACTCTGACGGAAACCGTCAAAGCAGAAGAGCTGTTCACCCTGTCGGCGACCGATGTCCTGTGGCGTCTTTATCACGAAGAAGAAGTGACGGTTTACGACCCACAGTCGGTGGAATTTAAGTGCACCTGTTCACGTGAACGCTGCGCTGGCGCGCTGAAGACCCTGCCGGATGAAGAGATCGACAGCATCATGGCGGAAGACGGCGAAATCGATATGCACTGTGACTACTGCGGTACGCACTACGTGTTCAATTCGATGGATATTGCTGAGATCCGCAACAACGCCTCCCCGGCGGATCCTCAGGTCCACTAA